The following proteins are encoded in a genomic region of Gouania willdenowi chromosome 6, fGouWil2.1, whole genome shotgun sequence:
- the psmd7 gene encoding 26S proteasome non-ATPase regulatory subunit 7: MPELAVDNVVVHPLVLLSVVDHFNRIGKVGNQKRVVGVLLGSWHKKVLDVSNSFAVPFDEDDKDDSVWFLDHDYLENMYGMFKKVNARERIVGWYHTGPKLHKNDIAINELIKQYCTNSVLVIIDVKPKDLGLPTEAYISVEEIHDDGTPTSKTFEHVTSEIGAEEAEEVGVEHLLRDIKDTTVGTLSQRITNQVHGLKGLNSKLLDIRSYLEKVTTGKLPINHQIIYQLQDVFNLLPDVNLLEFTKAFYLKTNDQMLVVYLASLIRSVVALHNLINNKISNRDAEKKEGQEKEEGKKEKKDDKEKKDEKDKEKDKEKEKADATKKEEKKKK, from the exons ATGCCGGAGTTAGCGGTTGATAATGTGGTCGTTCACCCGCTGGTGTTGCTCAGTGTGGTGGATCATTTCAACAG GATAGGAAAAGTAGGAAATCAAAAACGAGTGGTCGGTGTCCTCCTGGGGTCGTGGCATAAAAAAGTCCTCGATGTCTCCAATAGTTTTGCAG TGCCATTTGACGAGGATGACAAAGATGATTCCGTGTGGTTCCTCGATCACGACTACTTGGAGAACATGTATGGCATGTTTAAGAAAGTTAACG CCAGAGAAAGAATCGTTGGATGGTACCACACTGGACCCAAGTTGCACAAGAACGACATTGCCATCAATGAGCTCATCAAGCAGTACTGTACCAATTCA GTCTTAGTGATTATAGATGTAAAGCCAAAGGATCTGGGTCTGCCAACAGAAGCCTACATCTCAGTTGAAGAAATACATGAT GATGGCACTCCAACATCCAAGACCTTTGAACATGTAACCAGTGAGATTGGAGCTGAAGAGGCAGAGGAGGTGGGAGTCGAGCATCTGCTGAG AGACATCAAGGACACTACAGTGGGAACTTTGTCTCAACGAATCACCAACCAGGTCCACGGCCTGAAGGGACTGAACTCTAAGCTGCTGGACATCCGCTCCTACCTGGAGAAGGTGACCACAGGGAAACTTCCCATTAACCATCAGATCATTTATCAGCTGCAGGATGTCTTCAACCTGCTGCCAGATGTCAACCTGCTG GAGTTTACAAAAGCCTTTTACCTAAAGACCAACGACCAAATGCTGGTGGTGTACCTGGCGTCTCTGATCCGCTCTGTGGTGGCCCTGCACAATCTGATTAACAACAAGATCTCCAACAGAGACGCAGAGAAAAAGGAAGGACAGGAAAAAGAGGAAGgcaagaaggagaagaaggacgacaaagagaaaaaagatgagaaagataaggaaaaagataaagaaaaggaGAAGGCAGATGCCaccaagaaagaagagaagaagaagaaatga
- the LOC114464711 gene encoding dynein light chain roadblock-type 2-like isoform X1, with amino-acid sequence MHSSRVRERKENLQWAGFPTNKAGNHRIWQRSFRLPWQQADTGESFPNSSQTEMAQLADVEETLKRIEAHKGVIGTVVVNAEGIPIRTSLDNSSAVQYAGLLQDLTMRARSSVRDMDPQNDLTFLRIRSKKHEIMVSPENNFLLIVIQNPCE; translated from the exons TGGGCTGGATTTCCAACCAATAAGGCGGGGAACCACCGGATTTGGCAACGCAGTTTCCGTCTCCCTTGGCAACAGGCAGACACTGGAGAAAGTTTCCCCAACAGCTCACAGACTGAAATG GCTCAACTGGCAGACGTGGAGGAAACCCTGAAGAGGATTGAAGCCCATAAAGGGGTGATAGGAACCGTAGTGGTCAACGCTGAAG GAATCCCCATCAGGACTTCTCTGGATAACTCCTCAGCGGTGCAGTATGCAGGACTCCTCCAGGACCTCACCATGAGGGCCAGGAGCTCAGTCAGAGACATGGACCCTCAGAACGACCTCACCTTCCTCCGCATCCGCTCCAAGAAGCACGAGATCATGGTGTCACCAG AGAACAACTTCCTGCTGATAGTCATCCAGAACCCATGTGAATAG
- the LOC114464711 gene encoding dynein light chain roadblock-type 2-like isoform X2: MAQLADVEETLKRIEAHKGVIGTVVVNAEGIPIRTSLDNSSAVQYAGLLQDLTMRARSSVRDMDPQNDLTFLRIRSKKHEIMVSPENNFLLIVIQNPCE; this comes from the exons ATG GCTCAACTGGCAGACGTGGAGGAAACCCTGAAGAGGATTGAAGCCCATAAAGGGGTGATAGGAACCGTAGTGGTCAACGCTGAAG GAATCCCCATCAGGACTTCTCTGGATAACTCCTCAGCGGTGCAGTATGCAGGACTCCTCCAGGACCTCACCATGAGGGCCAGGAGCTCAGTCAGAGACATGGACCCTCAGAACGACCTCACCTTCCTCCGCATCCGCTCCAAGAAGCACGAGATCATGGTGTCACCAG AGAACAACTTCCTGCTGATAGTCATCCAGAACCCATGTGAATAG